The following are encoded together in the Scytonema millei VB511283 genome:
- a CDS encoding DUF2294 domain-containing protein: MDSSFPTRGQLERTLSQRIQALYRAQLEHRPSQVFCQMFDEKIAIILEDAVTQPEQLLVESGKEELGEKVRAELDQALQPQLKDLIEEIVGVEVLDILSNTKIETGRTATVAILASPPSVRNS; this comes from the coding sequence ATGGACTCATCTTTTCCGACCCGGGGACAATTAGAACGCACTCTATCGCAACGCATTCAGGCGCTGTATCGCGCTCAGTTAGAGCATCGACCAAGCCAAGTTTTTTGTCAAATGTTTGATGAAAAAATTGCGATTATTCTGGAAGATGCAGTAACTCAGCCGGAACAACTGCTAGTAGAAAGTGGTAAAGAAGAATTAGGCGAAAAAGTTAGAGCGGAGTTAGATCAAGCACTTCAACCCCAACTAAAAGACCTAATTGAGGAAATTGTGGGTGTAGAAGTATTAGATATTCTCAGTAATACCAAAATAGAGACGGGTCGGACTGCAACAGTTGCTATCCTAGCTAGCCCGCCGTCTGTACGCAATTCTTAG
- a CDS encoding zinc-dependent dehydrogenase — translation MKAQVFRGVDRLSYEELPVPAIEADEVLVQVRVVGLCQSDIKKIRYPLYEPPRIFGHETAGVVAAIGSQVSDWQVGQRVVVMHHIPCMRCRYCLNDNFSMCEIYKNISTTAGFVPSGGGFAEYVRVPGHIVRNGGLIPIPDRVSFEQASFVEPTNCCLKAVKKAQIAPGQTVLVTGAGPIGLMFVMLVKYFGARAIATDLLPSRIEKALQLGADAALDARDRDLSTKIQALTDGLGVDTTLLAVPSEKAFAQALDCTRKGGKILFFAEFPDEVEISLNPNIIYRREIDLIGSYSSSYRLQSLAVDLVFNRCIDVDALISDRYPLQQLSAAVEQAVNPTPDTYKILIYPQ, via the coding sequence ATGAAAGCCCAGGTATTTCGCGGCGTGGATCGATTGAGTTATGAGGAATTACCCGTACCAGCTATTGAAGCGGATGAAGTCTTGGTGCAAGTGCGGGTTGTTGGCTTATGTCAGTCAGATATCAAAAAAATTCGCTATCCCCTCTACGAACCACCGCGCATTTTTGGGCATGAAACGGCTGGAGTTGTCGCCGCAATCGGAAGCCAAGTTAGCGATTGGCAAGTAGGACAGCGAGTGGTGGTGATGCACCACATTCCCTGTATGCGTTGTCGCTATTGCCTGAATGATAATTTCTCCATGTGTGAGATTTATAAAAATATCTCTACAACGGCTGGTTTTGTACCTAGTGGGGGTGGATTTGCTGAATATGTGAGAGTACCCGGTCACATTGTTCGCAACGGTGGCTTGATTCCGATTCCCGATCGCGTTAGCTTTGAGCAAGCGAGTTTTGTCGAGCCAACGAATTGCTGTCTTAAAGCAGTCAAAAAGGCACAAATTGCCCCAGGACAAACGGTATTAGTGACTGGTGCGGGTCCCATCGGACTGATGTTCGTGATGTTAGTTAAATACTTCGGTGCAAGGGCGATCGCTACCGATTTATTACCATCGCGGATCGAAAAAGCTTTACAATTAGGAGCCGATGCTGCTTTGGATGCGCGCGATCGCGACTTAAGCACTAAAATTCAAGCTTTAACAGACGGTTTGGGAGTCGATACAACTCTACTTGCTGTCCCTAGCGAAAAGGCGTTTGCTCAAGCCCTCGATTGCACGCGCAAGGGGGGTAAGATTCTGTTTTTTGCCGAATTTCCCGATGAGGTTGAAATTTCCCTCAATCCCAATATTATCTATCGCCGCGAAATCGATTTAATTGGCAGTTATAGTTCTTCTTATCGTCTGCAAAGTCTTGCTGTCGATCTTGTTTTCAATCGCTGCATTGACGTTGATGCCTTAATCAGCGATCGCTATCCCCTACAACAACTTTCAGCAGCCGTAGAACAAGCTGTCAACCCTACGCCTGATACCTATAAGATTCTCATCTATCCCCAGTAG
- a CDS encoding NAD-dependent succinate-semialdehyde dehydrogenase, whose translation MAIATINPATGETIETFTALSEAEIATKLELAQQAFEQYRRVPMQQKSQWMNAAAQILERDKEKFGKLMTLEMGKTVKSAIAEVEKCALVCRYYAERAAEFLADVSVGTDASHSFVRYQPLGIILAVMPWNFPFWQVFRFAAPALMAGNVGLLKHASNVPQCALAIEEIFKEAGFPTGVFQTLLVGSQQVAAIIADPRVKAATLTGSEPAGASLAAAAGKQIKKTVLELGGSDPFIVMPSADIEAAASTAVTARMLCNGQSCIAAKRFIITEAIAERFEKLLVAKFAALKVGDPMLPDTDVGPLATPSMLEDIDRQVQECVKVGAKVLIGGQPPAERAGNFYLPTIVSQIPLDAAIAQEEFFGPVALLFRVADLGAAIQLANATPFGLGASIWTQDATERDRAIAEIEAGSVFVNGMVKSDPRLPFGGIKHSGYGRELSIQGIHEFVNVKTVWIK comes from the coding sequence ATGGCGATCGCAACGATTAATCCGGCAACTGGGGAAACAATTGAAACTTTTACAGCGTTAAGCGAGGCAGAAATAGCCACGAAATTAGAGTTGGCACAACAGGCTTTCGAGCAATATCGACGAGTGCCGATGCAGCAAAAATCTCAGTGGATGAATGCCGCAGCCCAGATTTTGGAACGCGACAAAGAAAAATTTGGCAAATTGATGACCCTGGAAATGGGTAAAACTGTAAAAAGCGCGATCGCCGAAGTCGAAAAGTGCGCTTTGGTGTGTCGTTACTATGCCGAACGCGCAGCTGAATTTTTAGCTGACGTATCGGTAGGAACAGATGCCAGCCACAGTTTCGTCCGCTATCAACCATTAGGAATTATCCTCGCGGTGATGCCGTGGAATTTTCCCTTTTGGCAAGTCTTTCGCTTCGCCGCACCAGCTTTGATGGCAGGTAATGTCGGTCTGCTCAAACACGCTTCTAACGTACCGCAATGCGCTCTAGCAATTGAAGAAATCTTTAAAGAGGCAGGATTTCCTACAGGAGTCTTCCAAACTTTACTAGTAGGGTCGCAACAGGTAGCGGCAATAATCGCCGACCCACGAGTCAAAGCTGCCACGCTAACAGGTAGCGAACCAGCAGGAGCGAGTTTAGCAGCAGCGGCGGGCAAACAAATTAAGAAAACAGTGCTGGAATTGGGGGGAAGCGATCCATTTATTGTCATGCCGAGTGCCGACATCGAAGCAGCTGCTAGCACGGCTGTCACTGCCAGAATGTTGTGTAACGGTCAATCGTGTATTGCCGCAAAAAGATTTATCATTACCGAGGCGATCGCCGAGCGATTTGAAAAACTTTTGGTAGCAAAATTTGCGGCGCTCAAAGTCGGCGATCCAATGTTACCCGATACAGATGTCGGTCCCCTAGCTACGCCAAGTATGCTAGAAGATATAGACCGCCAAGTGCAGGAGTGCGTCAAGGTGGGGGCAAAAGTTTTAATTGGAGGTCAGCCGCCAGCAGAACGAGCGGGAAACTTCTACCTACCAACGATTGTGAGTCAAATTCCGCTGGATGCAGCGATCGCCCAAGAAGAATTTTTTGGTCCGGTAGCTCTTCTATTTCGAGTGGCAGATCTAGGCGCAGCGATCCAACTCGCCAATGCTACCCCGTTCGGCTTGGGAGCGAGTATTTGGACGCAAGACGCAACAGAAAGAGACAGAGCGATCGCGGAAATTGAAGCAGGATCGGTGTTTGTTAACGGTATGGTCAAATCAGACCCCAGGCTACCTTTTGGTGGCATTAAGCACTCTGGATATGGCAGGGAACTGAGCATTCAGGGTATACATGAGTTCGTGAATGTTAAAACTGTGTGGATAAAGTAA
- a CDS encoding response regulator has translation MHQPLILAVDDDEDNLELLTEVLYPLNCHIITAKDGRSTISIAQQQRPDLILLDILLPDICGTEIAQMLKQNPQTQNITVIAVTALARAEDRESLLAAGCSAYISKPYMLDDLEAVICRYLGLNPTLAVV, from the coding sequence ATGCATCAACCCCTGATTTTGGCTGTAGATGATGATGAAGATAATTTAGAGCTGCTGACTGAAGTTCTTTACCCTCTAAATTGTCATATCATCACGGCAAAAGATGGGCGCTCCACTATTAGCATTGCCCAACAGCAACGCCCCGACCTCATCTTGCTGGACATCTTATTACCGGACATCTGCGGTACGGAAATTGCCCAGATGCTCAAGCAAAACCCGCAGACGCAAAATATTACCGTCATTGCAGTAACAGCATTAGCGCGAGCCGAAGACCGAGAAAGTTTACTCGCAGCAGGCTGTAGTGCTTATATTAGTAAGCCTTATATGCTAGACGATCTAGAAGCTGTTATCTGTCGCTATCTGGGTTTGAATCCGACTTTAGCCGTTGTTTGA
- a CDS encoding acetolactate synthase large subunit, with translation MNTAELLVQCLENEGVEYVFGLPGEENLHVLEALKKSSIQFITTRHEQGAAFMADVYGRLTGKAGVCLSTLGPGATNLMTGVADANLDGAPLVAITGQVGTDRMHIESHQYLDLVAMFAPVTKWSAQIVRPSITPELVRRAFKRSQSEKPGAVHIDVPENIAAMPAAGMPLSKTGLEKTYASFHSITEAATAISKAHNPLLLVGNGAIRANASEAVTEFATRLNIPVINTFMGKGVIPYTHPLALWAVGLQLRDFINCAFDNTDLVISIGYDLIEYSPKRWNPAGEIPIVHVGANPAEIDSSYIPLAEVVGDISDSLNEILQRADRSGKPNPYALELQADIRADYEHYANDPGYPIKPQKLIYDLRQVLGPEDILISDVGAHKMWIARNYHCDRPNTCLISNGFAAMGIAIPGAIAAKLVYPDRKVIAATGDGGFMMNCQELETALRVGHPFVTLIFNDGGYGLIEWKQHNQFGESTYVRFGNPDFVKLAESMGLKGYRVESATDLIPMLKAALADDVPSVIDCPVDYRENLRLTQKSGDLSCKLWE, from the coding sequence ATGAATACGGCAGAACTGTTAGTGCAATGTTTGGAAAATGAAGGCGTGGAATACGTGTTTGGTTTACCAGGGGAAGAGAACCTGCACGTTTTGGAGGCGTTGAAGAAATCTTCCATTCAGTTCATTACGACTCGTCACGAACAGGGTGCGGCGTTCATGGCGGATGTTTACGGACGCTTGACAGGAAAAGCTGGCGTATGCCTCTCTACCTTGGGTCCAGGGGCAACGAATTTGATGACAGGGGTAGCGGATGCGAATCTAGATGGTGCGCCCTTAGTGGCGATTACCGGACAGGTGGGGACGGATCGGATGCATATCGAGTCTCACCAATACTTAGATTTGGTGGCAATGTTTGCCCCCGTAACGAAGTGGAGCGCTCAGATCGTGCGCCCCAGCATTACACCAGAGCTAGTTCGCAGGGCATTCAAGCGATCGCAAAGTGAAAAACCTGGTGCGGTGCATATTGACGTACCAGAGAACATCGCGGCGATGCCAGCGGCAGGTATGCCTCTAAGTAAAACAGGCTTAGAAAAAACTTATGCTTCGTTTCACAGTATTACTGAGGCAGCGACGGCAATTTCTAAAGCTCACAATCCCTTGCTTTTAGTTGGTAATGGGGCAATTCGGGCAAATGCTAGCGAAGCGGTGACGGAATTTGCGACGCGCTTGAATATCCCTGTTATCAACACTTTTATGGGTAAAGGTGTCATTCCCTACACCCATCCTTTAGCTTTATGGGCAGTAGGATTGCAACTGCGAGATTTTATTAATTGCGCCTTTGACAATACAGATTTAGTTATTTCTATTGGCTATGACTTGATTGAGTATTCGCCCAAACGCTGGAATCCAGCAGGTGAAATTCCCATCGTCCATGTCGGAGCAAATCCAGCCGAAATTGATAGTAGCTACATTCCATTGGCGGAAGTCGTAGGAGATATTTCTGATTCCTTGAATGAAATTTTGCAACGCGCCGATCGCAGTGGCAAGCCGAATCCTTACGCTTTGGAACTGCAAGCAGATATTCGCGCTGATTACGAACACTATGCTAACGATCCCGGCTATCCGATCAAGCCGCAAAAATTAATTTACGACCTGCGGCAGGTTTTGGGACCAGAAGATATTTTAATTTCAGATGTCGGGGCGCATAAGATGTGGATTGCCCGCAATTATCACTGCGATCGCCCCAATACTTGTTTAATCTCTAATGGTTTCGCGGCGATGGGAATTGCGATTCCAGGGGCGATCGCGGCTAAGCTAGTCTATCCCGATCGCAAAGTGATTGCCGCTACTGGTGATGGCGGTTTCATGATGAATTGTCAGGAGTTGGAAACAGCCTTGCGCGTCGGACACCCATTTGTCACCCTAATTTTTAATGATGGCGGCTATGGCTTAATTGAATGGAAGCAGCACAATCAATTCGGCGAATCAACCTACGTTCGATTCGGCAATCCAGATTTTGTCAAATTAGCTGAAAGTATGGGACTAAAAGGCTACCGTGTAGAATCGGCAACCGATTTGATTCCCATGCTTAAGGCTGCTTTAGCTGATGATGTCCCATCCGTCATCGATTGCCCTGTTGACTACCGCGAAAACCTGCGCTTGACACAAAAATCTGGGGATCTTAGCTGCAAGCTGTGGGAGTAA
- a CDS encoding DUF2294 domain-containing protein encodes MERSLSPTLEQLQQELVQQVIELYRTYLGYQLQQISCHIVDKTVTILAEDSITRLEQFLGENQQTDLALQVRSNLLKFLEPHLQSLIERAIGVPVVDVICNSTFETGRTSIVALLDSAPNVSGLDTERRVKQRLKSDSNPDSDR; translated from the coding sequence ATGGAAAGATCGTTATCTCCCACGTTAGAGCAGCTACAACAAGAGTTAGTACAGCAAGTTATAGAACTTTACCGTACTTATCTCGGATACCAGCTGCAACAGATTTCTTGTCATATTGTTGATAAAACAGTCACAATATTGGCGGAAGACTCTATCACCCGATTAGAACAGTTTTTAGGGGAAAATCAACAGACAGATCTTGCTTTACAAGTTAGATCTAACTTGCTCAAATTCTTAGAACCGCACTTGCAATCTTTAATCGAACGGGCGATTGGCGTACCTGTAGTGGACGTAATTTGTAACAGTACATTTGAAACTGGTCGTACTAGCATTGTTGCTCTTTTGGATAGCGCTCCTAACGTCTCAGGTTTAGACACTGAAAGGCGAGTCAAACAACGGCTAAAGTCGGATTCAAACCCAGATAGCGACAGATAA
- a CDS encoding response regulator, with protein MDMQTRFSFSLETDSFQPLVLAVDDDDDNLQLLAQILAIADCDYITAVDGKSAILKAKSYRPSLILLDMMLPDISGIDVTRTLKQDPQTQAIPIIAVTAMARTEDKESFITAGCVECAIKPYDIVQLETVIRKYAFGEIGKS; from the coding sequence ATGGACATGCAAACTCGTTTTAGTTTCTCTCTAGAGACAGATTCTTTTCAGCCGCTTGTTTTAGCTGTGGATGATGACGATGATAACTTGCAGTTACTCGCCCAAATTTTAGCGATCGCCGATTGCGACTATATTACTGCGGTTGATGGAAAGAGTGCAATTCTTAAGGCAAAAAGCTATCGTCCCAGCTTAATTTTGTTAGACATGATGTTGCCAGATATTAGCGGTATAGATGTGACGCGAACTCTCAAACAAGACCCGCAAACTCAAGCAATTCCAATTATTGCGGTAACGGCAATGGCAAGAACTGAAGATAAAGAAAGTTTCATTACCGCAGGCTGCGTAGAATGCGCGATCAAACCTTATGATATTGTCCAATTAGAAACAGTAATTCGAAAGTATGCTTTTGGTGAAATTGGAAAGAGTTGA